The proteins below come from a single Pieris brassicae chromosome 1, ilPieBrab1.1, whole genome shotgun sequence genomic window:
- the LOC123710660 gene encoding uncharacterized protein LOC123710660 produces the protein MICKSFLLILIFESALCLDTNEKKIEKLKEEWHVSTLKSTGFNEDICEDISNTKQNDASQIEFVSSDPLPFNETDIIQNMCIRNKNVKEKLYHGGKMNSTGETDSIATKITINKETTNNNATTDARRAHDYQFSSIEYYDEHPDFDESHCPDDVEIVELELDELRSYDLECELIIEWRSLD, from the coding sequence ATGATTTGCAAGAGTTTtctgttaatattaatatttgaatctGCTTTATGCCTTGATACAaatgagaaaaaaattgaGAAACTGAAGGAAGAATGGCACGTATCAACTTTGAAGAGCACAGGTTTTAATGAAGATATTTGTGAAGACATTTcaaacacaaaacaaaatgaCGCGTCCCAAATCGAGTTCGTATCGAGTGATCCTTTGCCATTTAACGAAACCGATATCATTCAGAATATGTGTATACGCAACAAAAATGTGAAAGAGAAATTATATCATGGTGGTAAAATGAACAGCACAGGCGAAACAGATTCCATTGCtactaaaattacaataaacaaagaaaCGACAAATAATAACGCTACAACAGACGCAAGACGTGCGCATGATTACCAGTTTAGTTCAATAGAATATTATGACGAGCATCCTGACTTCGATGAATCTCATTGCCCTGATGATGTCGAGATTGTGGAACTGGAGCTGGATGAATTGAGGAGTTATGATCTCGAATGTGAATTGATTATTGAATGGCGAAGTTTagattaa
- the LOC123720621 gene encoding NK1 transcription factor-related protein 1-like — MESGMQDSHKSFLIKDLLGDVLRPGAVASMICSKIFIKQQENNLRCASRHAQLTHLENSEDDISVGDNRSETSSPKIPYPYDNGRKEKSKTIDSDDFQNEYNSNRLPNSNFNSPFKEDENDYDREESVKMYDSSLFHLYRPERKEDGEGFGMTGSISDSIYSRSMDLSKSTFQSQLLAGFAASVIAGGSQNETQESTDRQPSSRNTASSGRKPRRRRTAFTHAQLAYLERKFRCQKYLSVADRGDVADALNLSETQVKTWYQNRRTKWKRQNQLRLEQLRAQAASGERELTHSLPLACALLPPYPAYMHCHL; from the exons ATGGAGTCTGGTATGCAGGACAGTCATAAATCTTTCCTCATAAAGGACCTCCTTGGAGATGTTCTACGGCCAGGAGCAGTTGCAAGTATGATATGttctaaaatattcattaa GCAACAAGAAAATAATT TGAGATGTGCG tcGCGTCACGCTCAAT TAACCCATCTAGAAAACTCAGAAGATGATATATCCGTCGGTGACAATCGATCTGAAACATCCTCCCCAAAGATTCCGTACCCATATGATAATGGACGAAAggaaaaatcaaaaacaatagACTCAGATGACTTTCAAAACGAGTATAATTCTAATAGATtaccaaattcaaattttaattcaccATTCAAAGAGGATGAGAACGATTATGATCGAGAGGAATCAGTGAAAATGTATGACTCGTCGCTGTTTCATTTATACAGACCAGAGAGAAAAGAAGATGGTGAAGGATTTGGAATGACAGGATCTATATCAGATAGTATCTATAGTCGGTCAATGGATCTCTCGAAGTCCACATTTCAATCACAATTACTCGCTGGGTTTGCAGCATCTGTAATTGCAGGTGGGTCGCAGAATGAAACCCAGGAATCAACCG ATCGCCAGCCTTCTAGTCGTAACACAGCTAGTTCAGGTAGAAAACCACGACGGCGACGCACAGCCTTTACTCACGCACAGCTAGCATACTTGGAACGCAAGTTTAGATGTCAGAAATACTTGAGTGTGGCTGATAGAGGCGATGTTGCGGACGCTCTCAATCTCAGCGAGACTCAAGTGAAGACTTGGTACCAGAACAGAAG gACGAAATGGAAACGTCAGAATCAACTTCGTTTAGAGCAACTACGTGCGCAAGCGGCCAGCGGTGAACGTGAACTGACACATTCTTTGCCACTCGCGTGCGCACTGCTACCCCCTTATCCTGCCTATATGCACTGCCATCTATAA